The following proteins come from a genomic window of Nitrospinota bacterium:
- a CDS encoding response regulator produces KEYEDYKKKVSVLLAEDSLVYSVFLSNLLESRGFLVQKAGNGREAIEFLESGRKFDVILSDLNMPEVNGFELAKYNFDTQLLPFIIITTHSDASYAMDLIKFGVRDYLVKPSTGNIIVSVVKNAALRHPGKVVDMEEISGLNNLAFIEIPSDLDSINKASLWVENKISEYSDVHETKKFINYLYEFLVNAHEHGNLGLGEHEKETLLNKGVYDEFLRCKQSSNTIEVKFSAVGNQVAVNITDRGKGFNYEKYLRMSKDEVLERITMPNGRGIVMAIGYFDSVTYEKNGASVSLVKKLGK; encoded by the coding sequence AAAGAATATGAAGATTATAAGAAAAAGGTAAGCGTTCTTCTTGCGGAGGACAGCCTTGTCTATTCGGTTTTTCTGTCGAATCTTCTTGAAAGCAGGGGTTTCCTTGTGCAAAAGGCCGGAAACGGACGGGAAGCGATAGAATTCCTGGAATCGGGGAGAAAGTTCGACGTTATTCTCAGCGACCTCAACATGCCGGAGGTAAACGGATTCGAGCTTGCCAAATATAACTTCGATACGCAACTCCTCCCTTTCATAATCATCACAACGCACAGCGACGCTAGCTACGCGATGGATCTCATCAAATTCGGCGTGCGTGATTACCTTGTGAAGCCGTCCACCGGTAACATAATCGTGTCGGTCGTGAAGAACGCCGCGTTGAGGCATCCCGGCAAGGTGGTTGATATGGAAGAGATATCAGGGTTGAACAACCTGGCCTTCATCGAAATACCTTCAGACCTCGATTCGATAAACAAGGCTAGCCTCTGGGTGGAAAACAAGATTTCAGAATATTCCGACGTGCACGAAACTAAAAAGTTCATAAACTACCTTTACGAATTTCTCGTGAACGCGCATGAGCACGGCAATCTTGGTCTCGGCGAACATGAGAAGGAGACTCTGCTGAACAAAGGTGTGTACGACGAATTTTTAAGGTGCAAACAATCGTCAAATACGATAGAGGTAAAATTTTCCGCCGTCGGCAACCAGGTGGCGGTAAACATCACAGATCGCGGCAAAGGTTTCAATTACGAAAAATATCTTCGGATGTCGAAGGACGAGGTACTTGAAAGGATCACGATGCCGAACGGAAGGGGAATCGTCATGGCTATCGGGTATTTTGATTCCGTAACGTATGAGAAGAACGGGGCGTCCGTCTCGCTCGTAAAAAAGCTGGGCAAATAA
- the purD gene encoding phosphoribosylamine--glycine ligase produces the protein MKILVVGGGGREHALAWKIAQSPRVSRIYCAPGNAGTISVAENIDIRAEDIEALLAFAKNEKINFTVVGPEQPLVAGIVDLFKKNGLKIFGPSMEASRLEGSKIFMKEVLISANIPTAEYHTFTSADEAIAYLNGVKKFPQVVKADGLAAGKGVLVAPDAASATAFVKDVMGERIFGDSGNRVIIEQFLGGEEASYIVVADGENFVPLATSQDHKRIGDNDTGPNTGGMGAYSPAPIVTDNVRKKVDERVIKPLLAEMKRRGSPFTGFLYAGLMIENGEPYVLEFNVRFGDPETQPILSRYPGDLLDLLEAAANGDVTGIDLEWPENASVCVVMAAGGYPGSYAKGKTIEGLEKNLDGVTVFHAGTGVKDEKVVTSGGRVLGVTATARTIKEAKDLAYSRVKGISWDGCYFRNDIADKAIKNP, from the coding sequence ATGAAAATACTTGTAGTAGGTGGAGGGGGAAGGGAGCACGCCCTCGCCTGGAAGATCGCCCAATCGCCCCGCGTTTCCAGGATCTACTGCGCACCCGGAAATGCCGGGACAATATCGGTTGCTGAAAATATAGATATCAGAGCGGAGGATATTGAGGCGCTCCTCGCATTCGCCAAAAATGAAAAGATCAACTTCACCGTAGTCGGCCCCGAACAGCCACTAGTGGCGGGAATTGTCGACCTCTTTAAAAAGAACGGCCTTAAAATATTCGGCCCCTCCATGGAAGCGTCAAGGCTCGAAGGGAGCAAGATCTTCATGAAAGAGGTTCTAATTTCGGCAAATATCCCTACCGCCGAATACCACACCTTCACAAGTGCCGATGAAGCTATCGCCTACCTGAACGGCGTAAAAAAGTTTCCACAGGTAGTGAAGGCGGACGGACTCGCCGCTGGCAAGGGTGTGCTCGTCGCGCCAGACGCCGCATCAGCAACAGCATTCGTGAAAGATGTCATGGGCGAAAGGATCTTCGGCGATTCGGGGAACAGGGTGATCATCGAGCAGTTCCTCGGCGGAGAAGAGGCGTCGTACATCGTCGTAGCGGATGGAGAGAACTTCGTTCCCCTCGCCACATCGCAGGATCACAAGCGGATCGGCGATAACGACACCGGCCCGAACACGGGTGGGATGGGGGCATACTCCCCGGCACCGATCGTTACCGACAACGTGAGAAAAAAAGTCGATGAAAGAGTAATCAAACCGCTACTCGCCGAAATGAAAAGGAGAGGTTCCCCATTCACAGGTTTCCTTTACGCGGGGCTGATGATAGAAAACGGGGAGCCGTATGTGCTCGAATTCAACGTGCGGTTCGGCGACCCGGAGACACAGCCGATACTCTCACGCTACCCCGGCGACCTCCTCGACCTCCTTGAAGCGGCGGCAAATGGAGATGTCACAGGGATCGATCTCGAATGGCCGGAAAACGCATCCGTCTGCGTTGTAATGGCGGCGGGTGGATATCCCGGCTCATACGCGAAAGGAAAAACCATAGAAGGACTGGAGAAGAATTTAGACGGCGTAACCGTTTTCCACGCAGGGACCGGCGTGAAGGATGAAAAGGTGGTCACCTCCGGCGGGCGCGTCCTTGGTGTTACCGCCACGGCAAGAACGATAAAGGAGGCAAAGGATCTCGCATACAGCCGCGTAAAGGGCATCTCATGGGACGGCTGTTATTTCCGAAACGACATTGCCGACAAGGCAATAAAAAACCCATGA
- a CDS encoding ABC transporter permease, which translates to MLSFVLRRVSLLLPTLFGVVTVVFLMIHLIPGDPVEIMLGESAQSADKEELRRQLGLDRPLGVQYVSYLAGILQGDIGTSIHSHEPVLKEIVSRWPATAELALFAMLFAVAVSIPLGVLSAARKDTAVDKGTLVASLFGIAIPNFWLGPLLIMLFSIEFAILPVSGRGGFDSIILPAITLGTALAAILVRLTRSSILEVMGDEYIRTARAKGLNETAVYFRHALSNALIPVITVSGLQLGALLSGAVITETIFSWPGIGRLMIEAIEARDYPVVQGCVLNISACYVFVNFLVDILYGVIDPRVRVDR; encoded by the coding sequence ATGTTATCGTTTGTCCTGCGCAGGGTATCGCTACTCCTCCCGACTCTTTTCGGAGTAGTGACCGTGGTTTTCCTGATGATACATCTTATCCCCGGCGACCCTGTGGAGATAATGCTCGGCGAATCGGCGCAGTCTGCCGACAAGGAGGAGCTGAGGCGGCAACTAGGCCTCGACAGGCCGCTTGGCGTACAGTATGTTTCATACCTTGCTGGGATATTACAGGGGGACATCGGAACCTCCATTCACTCGCACGAGCCGGTGCTGAAAGAAATTGTTTCACGCTGGCCCGCCACAGCCGAGCTCGCGCTTTTCGCGATGCTCTTTGCGGTCGCGGTTTCCATCCCGCTCGGCGTTCTCTCCGCCGCAAGAAAGGATACCGCCGTCGACAAGGGGACGCTTGTCGCCTCGCTTTTCGGAATTGCGATACCGAATTTCTGGCTCGGCCCTCTACTCATCATGCTTTTCTCCATAGAGTTCGCCATACTCCCGGTCTCCGGCAGAGGGGGATTCGATAGCATCATCCTCCCGGCGATTACTCTCGGCACTGCGCTAGCCGCGATACTCGTTCGACTCACCCGCTCATCCATCCTCGAAGTAATGGGTGACGAATATATCCGCACCGCCCGCGCTAAGGGATTGAATGAAACCGCGGTCTATTTCAGGCACGCCCTTTCAAACGCGCTTATCCCGGTCATCACAGTTTCCGGCCTTCAACTCGGCGCGCTTCTCTCCGGCGCGGTCATTACCGAAACAATTTTTTCATGGCCCGGCATTGGAAGGCTGATGATAGAAGCTATCGAGGCGCGCGACTACCCGGTCGTTCAGGGGTGCGTACTCAACATATCGGCCTGCTATGTTTTCGTAAACTTCCTTGTCGACATTCTTTACGGAGTGATCGACCCGAGAGTGAGAGTCGATAGATGA
- a CDS encoding DNA internalization-related competence protein ComEC/Rec2 has protein sequence MIRLLPTPSADLCLALITGILTGRQFGYSTASVFIITFFTLCIIGISRIPLKLRILIPVFSAAGFLLISGSEEDFLKPGHISSFAPQNNVTIQGKTATGFRYFGESYQFHLETESISFSDRKNPAHGLLLVTVYRRDKMPLPGDTVTLKNVKLMPITSFRNIDGFDYSQYMEDKGIGARTAVPHSSKITIESLSGFQTDPYRLGEKLRRKAHQYIQSHFRAELAPVAESMTVGITDRISGDARWRFTTSGLAHLLAISGLHVGFISALSYAVLYFFFFHLFGKFHPVLTLTGFHKKAALFFSLFVCFVFVLSTGIKISAVRAGIMVGVYLVSALIGREKEIYNSLALSAIIILLFDPAALFSASFQMSYIAVFGILLLFAGEGTEKEEIENIRTASLVDKVGKFLVISIKISIAVTFATAPVVLANFFRVPLGGLLANIFAVPMTAVAVPSTLIGVFLYDIHPAVGSLVAWFGILFFGGINFIADFFSRLDLLTISGPALPLPVVIIYYLVLLSWFFRHRYRVWFSALLFILLVPFFVSWPRENTEIRFFDVGQGDSSLIMLKDGRNILIDGGINRGRLDIGEYVIVPALARLKVRKLDAVIATHGDDDHAGGLLTVMKRIQIAKYYDNDQPKHTALLEQLRSVAKEKGIPVSSLRAGDFVGMKGDSLMVIHPDPRFAAENPNSIDNDLSIALMISSEGSRILHAGDMEKNAEKRLLERGIDLSADVLKVGHHGGQTSATASFLNKVNPSLAIISSGRYNRWKMPSKTTVERLEKKGITIMDTQKEGEIVLTLKDGEILAHSFVNREPVKIGK, from the coding sequence TTGATAAGGCTTTTACCTACGCCTTCTGCCGACCTATGCCTGGCTTTGATCACCGGCATTTTAACAGGAAGGCAATTCGGCTATTCAACCGCCAGCGTCTTCATAATAACATTTTTCACTCTTTGCATAATAGGCATTTCAAGGATTCCTTTAAAACTGCGTATCCTGATACCTGTTTTTTCGGCGGCTGGATTCCTGCTTATCAGCGGTTCGGAGGAAGATTTCCTCAAACCTGGCCATATCTCATCGTTTGCTCCACAGAACAATGTCACGATACAGGGAAAAACAGCCACTGGTTTCAGGTATTTTGGCGAGAGCTACCAGTTCCACCTCGAAACAGAATCCATTTCCTTCAGCGACAGAAAAAATCCCGCGCATGGTCTCCTGCTTGTTACTGTTTACCGTCGGGATAAAATGCCGCTCCCTGGCGATACGGTTACGCTGAAAAATGTCAAACTGATGCCGATAACATCATTCAGAAATATTGACGGATTTGATTACAGCCAATACATGGAAGATAAGGGGATCGGCGCTCGTACCGCGGTCCCGCATTCGTCGAAGATCACCATCGAGAGCCTCTCGGGTTTTCAAACTGACCCTTACCGGCTCGGCGAAAAACTGAGAAGAAAAGCGCACCAATACATCCAGAGCCATTTCAGAGCCGAGCTTGCGCCGGTGGCGGAATCCATGACAGTCGGGATAACCGACAGAATCTCCGGCGACGCCCGATGGCGCTTCACGACCAGCGGCTTGGCGCACCTTCTCGCCATTTCCGGCCTGCATGTAGGATTCATATCGGCGCTGTCATACGCCGTCCTATATTTCTTCTTTTTTCACTTGTTCGGGAAGTTCCACCCTGTCCTCACTCTTACCGGGTTTCATAAAAAAGCGGCGCTTTTCTTTTCACTTTTCGTCTGTTTTGTTTTCGTCCTTTCAACTGGAATTAAGATCTCCGCAGTCCGGGCGGGCATTATGGTCGGCGTCTACCTTGTTTCCGCCCTCATCGGCAGAGAAAAAGAGATTTACAATTCACTCGCGCTCTCCGCAATAATCATTCTGCTGTTCGATCCCGCCGCGCTCTTCTCGGCATCGTTCCAGATGTCATACATCGCCGTATTCGGGATCCTTCTTTTATTCGCCGGAGAAGGTACTGAAAAAGAGGAAATCGAAAATATCCGAACGGCGTCCCTTGTCGACAAGGTTGGGAAATTTCTGGTCATCTCCATTAAAATATCGATAGCCGTTACCTTCGCAACGGCGCCGGTAGTCCTGGCAAACTTTTTCCGCGTCCCGCTCGGAGGGCTTTTGGCGAACATCTTTGCCGTGCCGATGACAGCGGTTGCTGTTCCATCCACTCTTATAGGAGTATTTCTATACGATATCCACCCCGCGGTCGGTTCGCTCGTCGCATGGTTCGGCATTCTCTTTTTCGGAGGGATCAACTTTATCGCCGACTTTTTTTCCCGACTCGATCTTCTTACCATTTCCGGCCCGGCGCTCCCTTTGCCGGTGGTGATCATTTACTACCTTGTTCTCCTCTCATGGTTTTTTCGTCACAGATATCGAGTATGGTTTTCCGCTCTCCTCTTCATTCTGCTGGTTCCATTCTTTGTTTCATGGCCGAGGGAGAACACCGAAATAAGATTCTTCGATGTTGGGCAGGGTGACTCCTCTCTGATAATGCTAAAGGACGGACGAAACATCCTGATAGACGGAGGAATAAACAGGGGGCGGCTCGATATCGGCGAATATGTGATCGTCCCTGCGCTCGCAAGACTGAAGGTACGAAAGCTCGACGCCGTAATTGCGACACACGGCGACGACGACCACGCCGGTGGCCTTCTCACCGTTATGAAAAGGATTCAAATAGCGAAATATTACGACAACGATCAGCCCAAACATACGGCGCTCCTTGAACAGCTTCGAAGCGTGGCAAAGGAGAAGGGTATCCCGGTTTCCTCTCTGCGTGCTGGCGATTTCGTAGGAATGAAGGGGGATAGCCTTATGGTCATACATCCAGACCCCCGATTCGCGGCGGAAAATCCGAACTCCATCGACAACGACCTCTCAATCGCGCTGATGATATCTTCTGAAGGTTCCAGAATTCTGCATGCTGGGGACATGGAAAAAAATGCCGAAAAGAGGCTCCTTGAAAGGGGGATAGACCTTTCAGCCGATGTATTGAAAGTCGGTCACCATGGAGGGCAGACGAGCGCCACGGCATCATTCCTTAATAAGGTCAACCCCTCCCTTGCCATCATAAGTTCCGGCAGGTACAATCGCTGGAAAATGCCTTCCAAAACAACGGTAGAACGGCTCGAAAAAAAGGGAATTACGATAATGGACACCCAGAAGGAAGGGGAGATTGTCCTTACGCTTAAGGATGGCGAAATTTTAGCGCACAGTTTTGTCAACCGGGAGCCTGTTAAAATAGGAAAATGA
- a CDS encoding ABC transporter permease gives MNSGKYGATFLIGVAMLSFFVIVALFAPLIAPASPFDQELLFGLSTPEAGHLLGRDLLGRDILSRIIYGSRVSLTVGLITITVSALAGTIIGSIAGAFGGKVDETIMRIIDIVLAFPGILLAISIMAILGPGLFNVVVALCLTGWVGFARIVRGQILSLREREFVLAASAAGAKQSRLIFLHYIPNASAPLIIEAAFGMAAVIVGEAGLSFLGLGIQPPAPSWGAMLNEGRSFLLIAPHLTAFPGICLMLLVLAINLTGDGLRDILDPKSDKRI, from the coding sequence ATGAACAGCGGAAAATACGGCGCAACGTTCCTCATCGGAGTAGCCATGCTTTCATTTTTCGTCATCGTGGCGCTCTTTGCCCCCCTCATCGCTCCTGCCAGCCCATTTGATCAAGAACTTCTGTTCGGTCTCTCCACGCCGGAAGCGGGGCACCTTCTCGGGAGAGATCTTCTTGGTCGGGATATATTGAGCCGTATCATTTACGGTTCAAGGGTCAGCCTGACGGTCGGCCTTATTACCATCACCGTGAGCGCGCTTGCCGGAACGATCATCGGGAGCATCGCGGGGGCGTTCGGTGGAAAGGTCGACGAGACGATAATGCGGATAATCGATATTGTCCTCGCATTTCCCGGAATACTACTTGCCATATCGATAATGGCGATACTCGGGCCGGGATTGTTCAATGTGGTCGTGGCATTATGCCTCACCGGATGGGTCGGCTTTGCAAGGATTGTGCGGGGACAGATACTTTCGCTAAGAGAGCGTGAATTCGTTCTCGCCGCCTCCGCCGCGGGAGCGAAACAGTCGAGACTTATCTTTCTGCATTACATACCAAACGCGAGCGCCCCCCTCATAATAGAGGCGGCATTCGGAATGGCGGCGGTGATAGTCGGCGAAGCGGGACTAAGTTTTCTCGGCCTCGGCATTCAGCCCCCCGCGCCAAGCTGGGGTGCAATGCTCAATGAAGGGAGATCGTTCCTCCTTATCGCCCCGCATCTCACGGCATTCCCCGGCATCTGTCTCATGCTCCTCGTGCTCGCCATCAATCTCACTGGCGACGGCCTGCGCGACATCCTTGATCCAAAATCAGATAAACGAATCTGA
- a CDS encoding ABC transporter substrate-binding protein yields the protein MKQKIFALFILPLFILSCTSRKPLPENVLVIGTETGPSVLDPRFATDAISSTVCGLIYPGLLRRDKKLNLEPYLAKSVDQPDDRTYVIHLREGIKFHSGKELTSADVRFTFESILAPDSISPKKNSFSKIESIDTPDEHIVIIKLSEVFAPFLGNLTIGIVPEGADDLTKEPVGAGPFAFSNYERGAELALKGFDGFIFGKPKLSGVIFKIIPDETVRMLALKKGDIHLISNGVTPAVLPWLEEQKNLKIAMETGTNVSYLGFNMEDEILKNSNVRKAIGQAIDRDSIIKYLLKNTAVEAESIIAESNEFFNPNLRRTAHDPKLAKKLLDDAGFIEKPDGSPRFSLTYKTSKNPTRKKIAEIIGEQLRQVGIAIEIKSFEWGTFFSDIKSGNFQIYSLTWVGVADPDIYYYIFHSESLPPDGANRGRYFNTELDSLLTIGRKTVSLERRKEIYSKVQEMISNDTPYVHLWFGKNIAVMDRRVQGFEIYPDESLDSLAGVYFKE from the coding sequence GTGAAACAGAAAATATTCGCGCTCTTCATCCTTCCCCTCTTCATCCTCTCATGCACTTCGAGAAAACCTCTCCCTGAGAATGTGCTCGTAATTGGAACAGAGACGGGGCCTTCCGTTCTCGATCCCCGCTTTGCCACCGACGCCATCTCCTCCACCGTGTGCGGCCTCATATACCCAGGCCTCCTTCGCAGGGATAAAAAACTTAACCTTGAACCCTACCTCGCGAAATCGGTCGATCAGCCTGACGACAGGACATACGTCATCCATCTTAGAGAGGGGATAAAATTCCATAGCGGCAAGGAGTTGACCTCTGCTGACGTCCGCTTTACGTTCGAATCTATCCTCGCCCCAGACAGCATCTCCCCAAAGAAAAATTCGTTTTCAAAGATCGAATCGATAGATACGCCGGACGAACATATTGTCATAATTAAATTAAGCGAGGTCTTCGCCCCATTTCTCGGAAACCTGACCATCGGCATCGTGCCCGAGGGGGCCGACGACCTCACAAAAGAGCCTGTCGGCGCAGGGCCTTTCGCGTTCTCGAATTACGAAAGGGGGGCGGAACTCGCCTTAAAAGGTTTCGACGGCTTTATTTTTGGAAAGCCGAAACTTTCCGGCGTGATATTCAAAATTATCCCGGATGAAACTGTGCGGATGCTTGCCCTTAAAAAAGGGGATATACATTTAATTTCCAACGGCGTCACCCCTGCGGTGCTCCCTTGGCTGGAAGAGCAGAAAAATCTGAAGATAGCGATGGAAACCGGGACTAACGTTTCATACCTCGGCTTCAACATGGAAGATGAAATTCTGAAAAATTCAAACGTGAGAAAAGCTATCGGACAAGCCATCGACCGCGATTCGATTATCAAATACCTGCTGAAAAATACCGCCGTAGAGGCGGAGAGCATAATCGCGGAATCGAACGAATTTTTCAATCCGAACCTTCGACGCACAGCCCACGATCCGAAATTGGCAAAAAAACTTCTCGACGACGCCGGATTCATTGAAAAGCCCGACGGCTCACCGCGCTTTTCGCTCACATACAAGACAAGTAAAAACCCGACCAGAAAAAAGATAGCGGAGATAATCGGCGAACAGCTGAGACAGGTCGGCATAGCTATAGAGATAAAGAGCTTTGAATGGGGAACCTTTTTTTCCGACATCAAGAGCGGAAACTTTCAGATCTATTCGCTTACATGGGTAGGGGTGGCGGACCCGGACATCTATTACTACATTTTTCATAGCGAAAGCCTCCCTCCGGACGGGGCCAACCGAGGAAGATATTTCAATACCGAGCTCGACTCCCTCCTCACCATCGGCAGAAAAACCGTTTCCCTGGAAAGGAGAAAAGAGATCTACAGCAAGGTGCAGGAAATGATCTCAAACGACACGCCATATGTCCACCTCTGGTTCGGCAAAAATATCGCGGTAATGGACAGACGGGTGCAAGGATTCGAAATTTACCCCGACGAGAGCCTCGACTCGCTGGCCGGCGTATACTTTAAGGAATGA
- a CDS encoding phosphoribosyltransferase family protein: protein MKNNKRTILFTRDEIAERLREITAKALEKLPPDAGEIVLVPLLNGAATASRMFAMFVEDTFGGCGPCLGGPAITEKPMTIKRSDGTELRTPELKEFQYTREDFEGKFVVIIDDLVDEGETLKLAWDTICSFNPSNLISVVVVKKSNIDTDSYLTYACFELNYPIELARKRWLYGFGIDMNGEHRDLDYIEEIQL from the coding sequence ATGAAAAACAATAAGCGGACCATCCTCTTTACGCGCGACGAAATAGCCGAAAGGTTACGGGAGATAACCGCCAAGGCGCTGGAGAAGCTACCGCCAGACGCCGGAGAGATAGTCCTTGTTCCGCTTTTGAACGGGGCGGCAACCGCCTCAAGGATGTTTGCCATGTTCGTGGAAGACACGTTCGGGGGTTGCGGCCCCTGTTTGGGAGGCCCGGCCATAACGGAAAAACCGATGACCATAAAACGCTCCGATGGGACAGAATTGAGAACACCCGAATTAAAAGAGTTTCAATACACCCGCGAGGATTTCGAAGGGAAATTCGTGGTGATCATCGACGACCTTGTTGACGAAGGGGAAACATTGAAGCTCGCCTGGGACACGATATGCTCATTCAACCCGTCGAATCTCATATCCGTTGTCGTAGTAAAGAAGAGCAACATAGATACTGACAGCTACCTGACATACGCCTGCTTCGAACTCAACTACCCAATCGAATTGGCGCGCAAGCGGTGGCTTTACGGTTTCGGCATCGACATGAACGGCGAACACCGCGACCTCGATTACATAGAAGAAATTCAATTGTAA
- a CDS encoding methyl-accepting chemotaxis protein: MKFDTIGKQFMLVAFILALFGLAAGVTSLSRSVTSGFEKGMEERITLLSGTISSSMKSIMLSGNASILLDWIKNVKKANSGAIIQVLRKSGGEAFADGETITAVNNFLETDIFALHHDNQYRADENFAGFNRYSVNMEKFSEASAGFTPVKFFEDMGGRQFMTIFFPIVSSDECMACHGYDSDTLRGVVRVSMSMESFLGESARIRNEFAYLASAMLLVAFLAIYMLLRRLVITPVRSMIDTVKKLSSGDLTSSAEIDFRNEMGDLADAINNMAFRFGSMVKGIKSEINLLSSAAEEVSESSKQLSGNSTEGISGSKFLTQSAGKLSETVAEVASLAEGISNSIRLTASAVEELGASIAEVASKSSRELQIAGEANMQTERTRALLENLSLSIGEIGGVLETIEDIAEQTNLLALNATIEASAAGEPGKRFASVAGEVKELAGQASSAASEIGRKVEEIGKSAKTASDSVEAISNVVTEINRISVRISELVGKQTAAARELERSITSSSDTANRISQNARSVSTGVNEVTIYLDQINQVAKESVDRASASKENANSLSMLAKDLRQLVIKFRVDDED, encoded by the coding sequence ATGAAATTTGATACTATTGGAAAGCAGTTCATGCTCGTCGCGTTCATTCTGGCGCTTTTCGGGCTCGCCGCTGGGGTAACCTCCCTTTCGAGGTCGGTGACCAGCGGATTCGAGAAGGGGATGGAGGAGCGGATTACCCTCCTCTCCGGCACGATATCTTCATCCATGAAAAGCATAATGCTTTCCGGTAACGCATCGATACTTCTTGATTGGATAAAGAATGTCAAGAAGGCGAACAGCGGGGCGATAATCCAGGTATTGCGCAAGTCGGGCGGGGAGGCGTTTGCCGACGGCGAGACGATAACAGCGGTGAACAATTTTCTGGAAACCGACATCTTTGCCCTGCATCACGATAACCAGTACAGGGCGGACGAGAACTTCGCGGGGTTCAACAGGTACTCTGTCAACATGGAGAAGTTCAGCGAGGCTTCCGCCGGATTTACACCGGTGAAGTTTTTCGAGGATATGGGGGGGCGGCAGTTCATGACGATATTCTTCCCGATAGTTTCGAGCGATGAGTGCATGGCGTGCCACGGCTACGACAGCGACACGCTAAGAGGCGTCGTAAGGGTTTCAATGTCGATGGAGTCTTTTCTCGGCGAGTCGGCGCGTATAAGAAATGAGTTTGCCTATCTGGCGTCAGCCATGCTTCTTGTGGCGTTCCTTGCTATCTACATGTTGCTCAGGAGACTTGTCATTACCCCTGTTAGGTCGATGATTGATACGGTCAAAAAGCTATCCAGCGGCGATCTCACTTCGTCGGCTGAGATAGATTTCAGGAACGAGATGGGGGATCTGGCCGACGCGATAAACAACATGGCGTTCCGGTTCGGCTCGATGGTGAAAGGGATAAAGTCGGAGATAAATCTCCTTTCAAGCGCGGCGGAGGAGGTATCGGAGAGTTCCAAGCAGTTGTCCGGCAATTCCACCGAAGGGATATCTGGCTCAAAGTTTCTCACGCAGTCCGCCGGCAAGCTCTCCGAGACGGTTGCGGAGGTTGCCAGCCTCGCGGAAGGGATATCGAACTCCATAAGGCTGACCGCCTCGGCAGTCGAGGAACTTGGCGCCTCAATCGCGGAGGTGGCATCGAAATCGAGCCGCGAACTTCAGATTGCGGGTGAGGCGAACATGCAGACCGAAAGGACCAGGGCGCTTCTGGAAAACCTGAGCCTCTCGATAGGGGAGATAGGTGGCGTACTTGAGACGATAGAGGATATCGCGGAGCAGACCAATCTTCTTGCGTTGAACGCGACCATCGAGGCATCGGCCGCCGGGGAACCGGGGAAGAGATTCGCCTCTGTAGCGGGAGAGGTTAAAGAGCTTGCCGGGCAGGCCTCATCCGCCGCCTCCGAGATAGGGAGGAAGGTGGAAGAGATAGGGAAGAGCGCAAAGACCGCGTCCGATTCCGTTGAGGCTATATCCAATGTTGTAACGGAGATAAACCGCATATCTGTGCGGATATCCGAGCTGGTAGGTAAGCAGACAGCGGCGGCGCGCGAGCTTGAGAGGTCGATCACAAGTTCATCCGACACAGCCAACAGGATATCCCAGAACGCCAGGTCGGTTTCCACTGGTGTAAACGAAGTGACTATTTATCTCGACCAGATAAACCAGGTTGCGAAGGAGTCGGTCGATCGCGCGTCGGCGTCGAAGGAGAACGCGAATTCCCTTTCGATGCTTGCGAAGGACCTGCGACAGCTGGTTATCAAGTTCCGCGTCGACGACGAGGATTGA